One Natrinema marinum genomic window carries:
- a CDS encoding DUF7344 domain-containing protein — protein sequence MIDVAQQQRTADAPAGGDVDEGDASPDADDDPLTKGEIFEVLRNQRRRYVLQFLKQDDRPVELGDLAQQVAAWEYDTTLEGVTPEQRKRVYTTLQQTHLPKMDTAGILCFDSDLGVIEATERTRDISVYLEIVPGREFAWRELYLSLGAISCALVAALWLQIYPLTLLADLTWTALIAGTFTLTAAAHIYHERNMRLGHGDQPPELSYSTEE from the coding sequence GTGATCGACGTGGCACAGCAGCAACGCACTGCGGACGCACCTGCCGGCGGCGACGTCGACGAGGGCGACGCCAGTCCCGACGCGGACGACGATCCCCTCACCAAAGGCGAGATCTTCGAAGTGTTGCGCAACCAACGACGACGGTACGTGCTCCAGTTTCTCAAACAGGACGACCGCCCCGTCGAACTCGGCGATCTGGCCCAACAGGTCGCCGCCTGGGAGTACGATACGACGCTCGAGGGCGTCACGCCAGAACAGCGAAAGCGGGTCTACACGACGCTCCAGCAGACGCACCTCCCGAAGATGGACACGGCCGGCATTCTCTGTTTCGACTCGGATCTGGGCGTCATCGAGGCCACCGAGCGAACGCGTGATATCAGCGTCTACCTCGAGATCGTCCCCGGCCGGGAGTTCGCCTGGCGCGAGCTCTACCTCTCGCTGGGCGCGATCAGCTGTGCGCTGGTCGCCGCGCTGTGGTTGCAGATCTATCCGCTCACGCTCTTGGCGGATCTGACGTGGACGGCCCTCATCGCGGGGACGTTCACGCTCACCGCGGCCGCTCACATCTACCACGAGCGGAACATGCGGCTTGGTCACGGCGATCAGCCGCCGGAACTCAGCTACAGCACCGAGGAGTGA
- a CDS encoding heme NO-binding domain-containing protein, with the protein MHGIIFTGLKHFVVETYDKTTWNQIREEADVGSVHYTPVSAYPDEDLVALVEAAVELSGIEQSELLRTFGRYVVPTLVDMYGVYIDDDWDALELIENVEGTIHRALRNGETLEYEPPAIAATRLDDDVIVITYGSERGFCRVAMGLLEGIADHYDQRLEVYERRCRHDGASRCELVAVGATTPRRRAERVVEREFESMT; encoded by the coding sequence ATGCACGGAATCATCTTCACGGGATTGAAACATTTCGTCGTCGAGACGTACGACAAGACGACGTGGAACCAGATCCGCGAGGAGGCTGACGTGGGCAGCGTCCACTACACGCCCGTCTCCGCGTATCCGGACGAGGATCTCGTCGCACTCGTCGAGGCCGCCGTGGAACTGTCGGGAATCGAGCAGTCCGAACTCCTTCGGACCTTCGGCCGGTACGTCGTCCCGACACTCGTCGATATGTACGGCGTCTATATCGACGACGACTGGGACGCGCTCGAGCTGATCGAAAACGTCGAGGGGACGATCCACCGGGCGCTCCGAAACGGCGAAACCCTCGAGTACGAGCCGCCGGCGATCGCCGCGACGCGGCTCGACGATGACGTGATCGTCATCACGTACGGCTCCGAACGCGGCTTCTGCCGGGTCGCGATGGGGTTACTCGAGGGGATCGCCGACCACTACGACCAGCGCCTCGAGGTGTACGAACGCCGCTGTCGCCACGACGGCGCGTCCCGGTGCGAGCTCGTGGCCGTCGGCGCCACGACGCCGCGGCGGCGGGCCGAGCGGGTGGTCGAACGGGAGTTCGAATCGATGACGTAG
- the coaBC gene encoding bifunctional phosphopantothenoylcysteine decarboxylase/phosphopantothenate--cysteine ligase CoaBC, with the protein MLEGVNVALGVTGSIAAVKTVELAHELRRHGAAVRGVMTGSAQGIVHPWAVEFATENDVVTEITGSVEHVELCGYDGWADVFLVAPATANTVGKIAGAVDDTPVTTCATTALGADTPVVVAPAMHEPMYDHPGVLRAIDTVSEWGVDFVDPRIEEGKAKIASEEAIVCDVARAAGDRPLAGEHVVITSGATSESIDPVRIITNRSSGKMGRAVARASYVRGADVTLVHDGPDVPYADVRRVESANEMLAATREACTDADAMVSVAAIGDYTVETSDEKIRSGQELTLELEPTPKLIDEIRADYPELPIVGFKTETSGDEAAMIEQARTTLERADLAFVVANDASVMGADETNALLVHATDAARYEGTKAGLGGEIADSIAAVLGGGSTGA; encoded by the coding sequence ATGCTCGAGGGAGTCAACGTCGCGCTCGGGGTGACGGGGTCGATCGCGGCCGTCAAGACGGTCGAACTCGCCCACGAGCTGCGACGCCACGGAGCCGCGGTTCGCGGGGTGATGACGGGGAGCGCACAGGGGATCGTCCACCCCTGGGCCGTCGAGTTCGCCACCGAGAACGATGTCGTCACCGAGATCACCGGCAGCGTCGAACACGTCGAACTCTGCGGCTACGACGGCTGGGCCGACGTATTCCTCGTCGCACCCGCGACGGCCAACACGGTCGGCAAGATCGCCGGCGCCGTCGACGACACGCCCGTCACGACGTGCGCCACGACTGCGCTCGGGGCCGACACGCCGGTCGTCGTCGCGCCCGCGATGCACGAACCGATGTACGACCACCCCGGCGTACTCCGCGCCATCGACACCGTCTCGGAGTGGGGCGTCGACTTCGTCGACCCGCGCATCGAGGAGGGGAAAGCGAAGATCGCCAGCGAGGAGGCGATCGTCTGCGACGTGGCCCGCGCGGCCGGCGACCGACCGCTCGCGGGCGAGCACGTCGTGATCACGAGCGGGGCGACCAGTGAGTCGATCGATCCCGTCCGGATCATCACCAACCGCTCGTCGGGCAAGATGGGCCGGGCCGTCGCGAGGGCCAGCTACGTCCGCGGCGCGGACGTGACGCTCGTCCACGACGGCCCCGACGTGCCCTACGCCGACGTTCGGCGGGTCGAGAGTGCCAACGAAATGCTCGCGGCCACGCGCGAGGCCTGCACCGACGCCGACGCGATGGTCTCCGTGGCCGCGATCGGCGACTACACCGTCGAAACGAGCGACGAGAAGATCCGATCGGGGCAGGAACTCACCCTCGAGCTCGAGCCGACGCCGAAGCTGATCGACGAGATCCGCGCCGACTACCCCGAATTGCCGATCGTCGGCTTCAAGACCGAGACCTCGGGCGACGAAGCGGCGATGATCGAGCAGGCCCGGACGACGCTCGAGCGAGCGGACCTCGCGTTCGTCGTCGCCAACGACGCGAGCGTGATGGGTGCCGACGAGACGAACGCACTGTTGGTCCACGCGACCGACGCCGCCCGCTACGAAGGGACGAAAGCCGGCCTCGGCGGCGAGATCGCCGACTCGATCGCCGCGGTGCTGGGCGGCGGTTCGACCGGCGCCTGA
- a CDS encoding ABC transporter substrate-binding protein codes for MAGDSVGTGERDLLRRRSLLKGAGAAGIAGLAGCIEFNSVTADSPAEELIQEGFEAAGIDPPFETAIAITEDSEREKFAQLLANELNDTGFFDVSVERREFGSHVDLMVGAAENDENAMFVASWTGGWDPSDYVDMLFHSDNWTPNGFNVGHYGDDAVDRYIDAGLTETDLEERVETYRNLQERLVADSPASFVRFREATHVWDSGVVSGWETYPLRPGSYYAIYAPWAGVYTELEGTTEFIGDLGSDVTNYDPVEINGTVSSQATALIYEELLGIDFDGELQPMLATDWEQLDETTYRFSLREGVRFHNGEELTADHVAGSLERYEGTIREGDVYDWYETSEVIDEHTIDIVCQRAYGPFEQALFNVPIVPMAAIEGEHDLQSEPIGTGPYRFAEHDSGNHWRLTRFDDHWFEGSKSVPATAPIETVRLEIIPEKSSRQAALEAGDIHFSYGVPSASIADLEGRDGYGVGRRVGGSFDMVLYPVYLPPFSEPSVRRGCNMLIPRERILENVYYGIGQIGYTPISPMLEEYVSESFRERIAEEYVRPN; via the coding sequence ATGGCAGGGGATAGTGTCGGGACCGGTGAGCGCGATCTATTGAGACGGCGTTCACTCCTGAAAGGAGCGGGAGCGGCCGGGATCGCCGGACTGGCGGGTTGTATCGAGTTCAACAGCGTGACAGCCGACAGTCCCGCCGAGGAGCTGATTCAAGAGGGGTTCGAGGCGGCGGGGATCGATCCCCCCTTCGAGACGGCGATCGCCATCACCGAGGACAGCGAGCGGGAGAAATTCGCACAGCTTCTCGCGAACGAACTCAACGATACGGGCTTTTTCGACGTCTCGGTCGAGCGCCGAGAGTTCGGCTCCCACGTCGACCTCATGGTCGGCGCAGCCGAGAACGACGAGAACGCCATGTTCGTCGCGAGCTGGACCGGCGGCTGGGACCCGAGTGACTACGTCGACATGCTGTTTCACTCGGACAACTGGACGCCGAACGGGTTCAACGTCGGCCACTACGGAGACGACGCCGTCGACCGGTACATCGACGCGGGTCTGACCGAAACCGACCTCGAGGAACGGGTCGAGACCTATCGGAACCTGCAGGAACGGCTCGTCGCCGACTCGCCGGCGTCGTTCGTCCGCTTTCGCGAAGCGACTCACGTCTGGGACAGCGGCGTCGTCAGCGGCTGGGAGACGTACCCGCTCCGGCCGGGCTCGTACTACGCCATCTACGCGCCCTGGGCGGGCGTCTACACCGAACTCGAGGGGACGACCGAATTTATCGGCGATCTCGGCAGTGACGTGACCAACTACGATCCCGTCGAGATCAACGGGACCGTCTCGAGTCAGGCGACGGCGCTGATCTACGAGGAACTCCTCGGTATCGACTTCGACGGCGAGCTCCAACCGATGCTCGCCACCGACTGGGAGCAACTCGACGAGACGACATATCGGTTTTCCCTGCGCGAGGGCGTCCGCTTTCACAACGGCGAGGAACTCACCGCCGACCACGTCGCGGGTTCGCTCGAACGATACGAGGGGACGATACGGGAGGGCGACGTCTACGACTGGTACGAGACCAGTGAGGTCATCGACGAGCACACGATCGATATCGTCTGCCAGCGAGCGTACGGCCCCTTCGAGCAGGCGTTGTTCAACGTGCCGATCGTCCCGATGGCGGCGATCGAGGGCGAACACGACCTCCAGTCGGAACCGATCGGGACCGGTCCCTACCGGTTCGCTGAACACGACAGCGGCAACCACTGGCGGCTGACGCGGTTCGACGACCACTGGTTCGAAGGGAGCAAGTCGGTCCCGGCGACGGCACCGATCGAGACCGTCCGCCTCGAGATCATCCCGGAGAAATCGTCGCGGCAGGCCGCACTCGAGGCCGGAGACATCCACTTCAGCTACGGCGTCCCCTCGGCGAGCATCGCCGACCTCGAGGGCCGCGACGGCTACGGCGTCGGTCGCCGCGTCGGCGGCAGTTTCGACATGGTTCTCTATCCGGTCTATCTCCCGCCGTTTTCGGAGCCGTCGGTGCGCCGCGGCTGTAACATGTTGATCCCGCGCGAGCGGATCCTCGAGAACGTCTACTACGGGATCGGCCAGATCGGTTACACGCCGATCTCGCCGATGCTCGAGGAGTACGTCAGCGAGTCGTTCCGAGAGCGGATCGCCGAGGAGTACGTTCGTCCGAACTAA
- a CDS encoding SRPBCC family protein, whose protein sequence is MDRILLSTLAHRSPEEVFPYVRSFADYPRYTDHLKEVRINGDGGVGSVYDLRLAWWKLAYTARSKVTEITAPESLRWRLVNDIDARGEWRVEPEPDSAPAGAETASRIYFEAVYDPHSADENAISLPRFVSLDWVVRKVEPKLLDEAETVVERLVADIEGRRRKVELTIHEMP, encoded by the coding sequence GTGGACAGAATTCTCCTCAGTACGCTCGCCCATCGATCACCCGAGGAGGTCTTTCCGTACGTGCGGTCGTTCGCCGACTATCCGCGGTACACCGACCACCTGAAGGAGGTCCGAATCAACGGTGACGGCGGCGTCGGCTCCGTCTACGACCTTCGACTGGCGTGGTGGAAGCTCGCCTATACGGCGCGCTCGAAAGTCACTGAGATCACCGCGCCGGAGTCCCTCCGGTGGCGACTGGTCAACGACATCGACGCCCGCGGGGAGTGGCGCGTCGAACCCGAACCCGACTCCGCGCCGGCGGGCGCGGAAACGGCCAGTCGGATCTACTTCGAGGCGGTCTACGACCCCCACTCGGCCGACGAGAACGCGATCTCGCTGCCGCGGTTCGTCTCGCTGGATTGGGTCGTCCGGAAGGTCGAGCCGAAACTGCTCGACGAGGCCGAGACCGTCGTCGAGCGACTGGTCGCGGACATCGAGGGTCGCCGCCGCAAGGTCGAGTTGACGATCCACGAGATGCCGTAG
- a CDS encoding NAD(P)/FAD-dependent oxidoreductase, with product MIRIGIVGAGAAAAAAAHTLANASIEVDSTVLEKSRGLCGRAATRRREDAIYEYGANYLKSDDERVVELVTDTLETEGLVEISDPVWTFDADGTVTEGDDRDDHKWTYRQGLTQVAKRLFARTDATVHRETRAETVIRGGGGDDETWQLEDADGKRWGPFDAVLLNPPAPQTAELVRSADWESPVREPLADAAEAVPYRTIWTGVFHYPFELERPYYALVNADKDHDVGWVSREECKPGHVPDGESLLIVQASPEWSADRYDEPPAANLERLADMTARLLGDDRLREPDWTDHQGWRYALPDDGVATEPLDRAEREGLYCLGDWVAGEGRLHAALCNGLEVGARVTGE from the coding sequence ATGATTCGAATCGGAATCGTCGGTGCGGGGGCGGCCGCCGCGGCTGCGGCCCATACGCTCGCGAACGCGTCGATCGAGGTGGACAGCACGGTTCTCGAGAAGTCCCGCGGGCTCTGCGGGCGCGCCGCAACGAGGCGGCGCGAGGACGCGATCTACGAGTACGGCGCGAACTACCTCAAGTCCGACGACGAGCGGGTCGTCGAACTGGTTACGGACACGCTGGAGACGGAGGGACTGGTCGAGATTTCCGACCCGGTCTGGACGTTCGACGCGGACGGAACGGTCACTGAGGGGGACGATCGCGACGACCACAAGTGGACCTACCGACAGGGGCTGACGCAGGTCGCAAAGCGGCTGTTTGCCCGCACGGACGCGACCGTCCACCGCGAGACGCGCGCCGAAACGGTGATTCGTGGCGGTGGCGGCGACGACGAAACGTGGCAACTCGAGGACGCCGACGGCAAGCGGTGGGGGCCCTTCGACGCGGTCTTGCTGAACCCGCCGGCCCCCCAGACCGCCGAGCTGGTGCGCTCGGCCGACTGGGAGTCTCCGGTCCGCGAACCGCTCGCTGACGCCGCCGAAGCCGTCCCCTACCGAACGATCTGGACAGGCGTCTTCCACTACCCGTTCGAACTCGAGCGACCCTACTACGCGCTCGTCAACGCCGACAAAGACCACGACGTGGGCTGGGTCAGCCGCGAGGAGTGCAAACCCGGCCACGTCCCCGACGGCGAGTCGCTGCTGATCGTCCAAGCCAGCCCCGAGTGGTCGGCTGACCGCTACGACGAGCCGCCGGCGGCGAACCTCGAGCGCCTCGCCGATATGACCGCCCGGTTGCTGGGCGACGACCGCCTGCGCGAGCCCGATTGGACCGACCATCAGGGCTGGCGGTACGCGCTACCGGACGACGGCGTCGCCACCGAGCCCCTCGACCGGGCCGAACGCGAGGGACTGTACTGTCTCGGCGACTGGGTCGCCGGCGAGGGACGGCTCCACGCGGCGCTGTGCAACGGGCTCGAGGTCGGCGCGCGAGTCACAGGCGAGTGA
- a CDS encoding M48 family metalloprotease — MLVALAFLVALAVGPFLAFRAFARRVESTAEPVEDRLHRLNRVQQIGGFALPIAGIIGLYALGLLDRTTALVGTTGPELFGLAVLEFGVIILVTFGVAALPLVSMALGTYPTVRSLRDTSASMWTVAKGVLLVMAASAVSVAVALAGFVAITSVVGSSLPVLVGALGLIVFVSFGLSPYLVLIAQDRVPLEGARRERVERLCEDLGYRPRGLYLLEGESTKTANALVAGTVPGFRYVFLTDYLLAECDDDELRTIVAHEFGHVAGRHLWQRGLLTVAVFGGWMVGVQRFGMGGLEERFGFLGFFLPFMTLYAVYHVGFLGGLACWQEFRADAYAAREAGREATVAALETLADANDTRREAGLLYSLATHHPPIGDRIDALRDGGSSERSRAAPSD, encoded by the coding sequence ATGCTGGTGGCCCTCGCGTTTCTCGTCGCGCTCGCGGTCGGTCCGTTCCTCGCCTTCCGTGCGTTCGCTCGTCGCGTCGAGTCGACGGCCGAACCCGTCGAGGACCGGCTACACCGGTTGAACCGCGTCCAACAGATCGGTGGATTCGCGCTGCCGATCGCCGGCATCATCGGCCTCTACGCGCTCGGTCTGCTGGATCGGACGACGGCACTGGTCGGGACCACGGGGCCCGAACTGTTCGGGCTCGCCGTCCTCGAGTTCGGCGTGATCATCCTCGTCACGTTCGGGGTCGCCGCGCTCCCGCTGGTCTCGATGGCCCTTGGAACCTATCCGACGGTGCGGTCGCTCCGCGACACGTCGGCGTCGATGTGGACGGTCGCGAAGGGCGTCCTCCTCGTGATGGCGGCCAGCGCGGTCTCGGTAGCGGTCGCGCTCGCCGGCTTCGTCGCGATCACGTCCGTCGTCGGCTCGTCGCTGCCCGTGCTCGTCGGCGCGCTCGGACTGATCGTCTTCGTCTCTTTCGGCCTCTCACCGTATCTCGTCTTGATCGCACAGGATCGCGTCCCGCTCGAGGGGGCGCGCCGCGAGCGCGTCGAGCGGCTCTGTGAAGACCTCGGCTACCGGCCGCGGGGCCTGTACCTGCTCGAGGGCGAGTCCACCAAGACCGCGAACGCGCTGGTCGCGGGCACCGTCCCCGGCTTTCGGTACGTCTTCCTCACGGACTATCTGCTCGCGGAGTGCGACGACGACGAACTACGCACGATCGTCGCCCACGAGTTCGGGCACGTCGCCGGCCGCCACCTCTGGCAGCGCGGGCTCCTGACCGTCGCCGTCTTCGGCGGTTGGATGGTCGGCGTCCAGCGCTTCGGCATGGGCGGGCTCGAGGAGCGGTTCGGCTTCCTCGGCTTCTTCCTTCCGTTTATGACGCTCTACGCGGTGTACCACGTCGGTTTCCTCGGCGGGCTCGCGTGCTGGCAGGAGTTCCGTGCCGACGCCTACGCGGCCCGGGAAGCCGGCCGCGAGGCGACGGTCGCCGCCCTCGAGACGCTCGCCGACGCGAACGACACGCGACGCGAAGCGGGACTGCTCTACAGTCTCGCGACTCACCATCCGCCGATCGGGGACCGCATCGACGCGCTTCGTGACGGCGGCAGCAGCGAGCGGTCGCGGGCGGCGCCGAGCGACTGA
- a CDS encoding NAD(P)/FAD-dependent oxidoreductase — MRDVCIVGGGVAGLAASIFTARAGLDTLVVDGGESILARNASLENYPGFPDGVDARRYLQLSREQARSSGVAFELGRVTRVEPVDETDLEAGFVLETEGGDPLEARRVIAASWSDSDYLVPLDVGRIQRGSKHFVSVDEGGRTAVDGVYAAGRLADEPHQTIVAAGHGAKVGLAAIHDSGANFYHDWVVPEGYFTGRGREVPPGCEEIDDAERRKRDEQARQRLLEAFAEPLEEEPTMHPSVVED, encoded by the coding sequence ATGCGAGATGTCTGCATCGTCGGCGGGGGCGTCGCCGGCCTCGCCGCATCGATCTTCACCGCCCGCGCGGGACTGGACACCCTCGTCGTCGACGGGGGCGAATCGATCCTCGCGCGCAACGCCAGCCTTGAGAACTACCCCGGCTTCCCGGATGGGGTCGACGCCCGCCGGTATCTGCAGTTGAGCCGCGAGCAGGCCCGCAGTTCGGGCGTCGCGTTCGAACTCGGCCGTGTGACACGGGTCGAACCCGTAGACGAAACGGATCTCGAGGCCGGGTTCGTCCTCGAGACGGAAGGCGGCGACCCGCTCGAGGCCCGCCGGGTGATCGCGGCCTCGTGGTCCGACAGCGACTACCTCGTCCCGCTGGACGTGGGTCGCATCCAGCGCGGGAGCAAGCACTTCGTCTCCGTCGACGAAGGTGGGCGAACGGCCGTCGACGGCGTTTACGCGGCGGGCCGACTCGCCGACGAACCCCACCAGACGATCGTCGCGGCCGGCCACGGCGCGAAGGTCGGGCTCGCGGCTATCCACGACTCGGGTGCCAACTTCTATCACGACTGGGTCGTCCCCGAGGGCTACTTCACCGGCCGCGGCCGCGAAGTCCCGCCGGGCTGCGAGGAGATCGACGACGCGGAACGACGGAAGCGCGACGAACAGGCCCGGCAGCGGCTGCTCGAGGCTTTCGCGGAGCCGCTCGAGGAGGAGCCGACGATGCATCCGAGCGTCGTGGAAGACTAA
- the trkA gene encoding Trk system potassium transporter TrkA yields MRVIVVGAGQVGSNIAESLADEHDVIVVDINPDKVDSITYSLDVLTIEGDGTSIETLQKAGIEKADLVIASTDIDETNIVVCGAAKAVGSPFTIARVKKTNLLRTWEHSAGAFGVDFMVCTNLQTAETIVRIAGLPGAHDVDSFAGGLVRMAEFEVVPESPIAGETVSEADRYESLTFAALLRDDDVVIPTGDTVIRAGDAVVVIGSGESVRAFAGSLTPEPSLEDVNEIVIVGGGEIGYQTARLLEAEGIDPRLVERDPQRARTVAEELPETLVLQSDATDIDFLVREHVGESDLVVAALESDEKNLLVSLLAKRIGVERTIGVVDAGEYVDLFETVGIDVGVNPRLVTAEEITRFTRERETENVAMLESDRAEVLEIEIDRDSLLFENRIGGAMGELPDGVVIGAITRDDTVITPRGDTVIEGGDHVIVFVDTDVLDQVTRAL; encoded by the coding sequence ATGCGCGTGATCGTCGTCGGTGCGGGGCAGGTCGGTTCGAACATCGCCGAGAGCCTCGCCGACGAACACGACGTGATCGTCGTCGACATCAACCCCGACAAGGTCGATTCGATCACCTACTCCCTCGACGTGTTGACCATCGAGGGCGACGGGACCTCGATCGAGACGCTCCAGAAGGCCGGCATCGAGAAGGCGGATCTGGTCATCGCGAGCACCGACATCGACGAGACGAACATTGTCGTTTGCGGTGCGGCGAAGGCCGTCGGCTCGCCGTTTACGATCGCACGAGTCAAGAAGACGAATCTCCTGCGTACCTGGGAGCACTCGGCGGGCGCGTTCGGCGTCGATTTCATGGTCTGTACGAACCTCCAGACCGCGGAGACGATCGTCCGCATCGCCGGTCTTCCCGGCGCACACGACGTCGATTCGTTCGCCGGCGGCCTCGTCCGCATGGCCGAGTTCGAGGTGGTCCCGGAGAGCCCCATCGCCGGCGAGACCGTCTCGGAGGCGGACCGCTACGAGTCGCTGACCTTCGCCGCCCTCCTGCGGGACGACGATGTCGTCATCCCGACCGGCGACACGGTCATTCGAGCGGGTGACGCCGTCGTCGTCATCGGTTCCGGGGAGAGCGTCCGCGCGTTCGCGGGCTCGCTGACGCCCGAACCGTCCCTCGAGGACGTCAACGAGATCGTTATCGTCGGCGGCGGCGAGATCGGCTATCAGACGGCCCGGCTCCTCGAGGCGGAGGGGATCGACCCGCGACTCGTCGAGCGCGACCCCCAGCGAGCGCGGACCGTCGCCGAGGAGTTACCGGAGACGCTGGTCCTGCAAAGCGACGCGACCGACATCGACTTCCTCGTCCGGGAACACGTCGGCGAGTCCGATCTCGTCGTCGCCGCCCTCGAGAGCGACGAGAAGAACCTGCTCGTCTCCCTGCTCGCGAAACGGATCGGCGTCGAGCGCACCATCGGCGTCGTCGACGCCGGGGAGTACGTCGACCTCTTCGAGACGGTCGGAATCGACGTGGGCGTCAACCCGCGGCTCGTGACCGCCGAGGAGATCACCCGGTTCACGCGCGAACGGGAGACCGAGAACGTCGCCATGCTCGAGTCCGACCGCGCGGAGGTCCTCGAGATCGAGATCGATCGCGACAGCCTGCTGTTCGAGAATCGCATCGGAGGGGCGATGGGAGAACTGCCCGACGGGGTCGTGATCGGAGCGATCACCCGCGACGACACGGTGATCACGCCGCGGGGCGATACCGTCATCGAGGGCGGCGATCACGTGATCGTCTTCGTCGATACCGACGTGTTAGACCAGGTCACGAGGGCACTGTAG
- a CDS encoding competence/damage-inducible protein A, translating into MEVAILTVGDEVLAGDIANANAQWLATRLTDSGATVDRILTIPDDRDRIATTIREWTSAVDAAIVTGGLGGTHDDVTADALADAFDRELVVDESVRRDVLETVADYRGLDPETVTAEELDFDVDAWAALPAGSRPVLNPEGLCPGCVLENVYAFPGVPAEMQALFERVAGEFSGDAVSRVAYTPQPEGSMAAAIDGVRERFDVTIGSYPATERRNRLKVTGTDPETVDRALEWLGERVDLAVEEEGRRGEP; encoded by the coding sequence ATGGAGGTCGCCATCCTCACCGTCGGCGACGAAGTGCTCGCCGGGGACATCGCGAACGCGAACGCCCAGTGGCTCGCGACCCGGCTGACCGACAGCGGCGCGACCGTCGATCGGATCCTGACGATCCCGGACGACCGCGACCGAATCGCAACGACGATCCGCGAGTGGACGAGCGCGGTCGACGCTGCGATCGTGACCGGCGGGCTCGGCGGCACCCACGACGACGTCACCGCCGACGCGCTCGCGGACGCGTTCGACCGCGAGCTGGTCGTCGACGAGTCCGTTCGTCGTGACGTCCTCGAGACCGTCGCGGACTATCGAGGGCTCGACCCGGAGACGGTCACGGCCGAGGAGCTCGATTTCGACGTCGACGCCTGGGCGGCCCTGCCGGCGGGGAGTCGACCGGTACTCAACCCCGAAGGGCTCTGTCCCGGCTGCGTCCTCGAGAACGTCTACGCGTTCCCGGGCGTGCCGGCGGAGATGCAGGCGCTGTTCGAGCGCGTCGCCGGGGAGTTCAGCGGCGACGCGGTCTCACGGGTGGCGTACACGCCCCAGCCGGAGGGGTCGATGGCCGCGGCCATCGACGGCGTTCGCGAGCGGTTCGACGTGACGATCGGCAGCTACCCCGCCACGGAGCGGCGAAACCGGCTGAAGGTGACCGGCACCGACCCCGAGACGGTCGATCGGGCCCTCGAGTGGCTCGGCGAACGGGTCGACCTCGCGGTCGAGGAGGAGGGTCGTCGCGGCGAACCGTAA
- the hpt gene encoding hypoxanthine/guanine phosphoribosyltransferase, whose protein sequence is MDQLKRSLLDAPIIEKNGYHYFVHPISDGLPKLDPTLLREIVIRIIRKAELEEVDRIVTPAAMGIHISTAVSLMTDIPLTVIRKREYGLEDEVAISQKTGYSENEMYINDVREGERVLVLDDVLSTGGTLASVLSALDEIGAEVVDTVAVIKKVGGENKVDDAGYDVKTLINVDVVDGEVVIVDEEGDQ, encoded by the coding sequence ATGGATCAGCTCAAGCGGTCTCTCCTCGACGCGCCGATCATCGAAAAGAACGGCTACCACTACTTCGTCCATCCGATCAGCGACGGCCTCCCCAAGCTCGACCCGACGCTGTTGCGCGAGATCGTCATCCGAATCATCCGGAAGGCCGAACTCGAGGAGGTCGACCGGATCGTCACCCCCGCGGCGATGGGCATTCACATCTCGACGGCCGTCTCGCTGATGACCGACATCCCGCTGACCGTCATCCGAAAGCGCGAGTACGGCCTCGAGGACGAGGTCGCGATCTCCCAGAAGACGGGCTACTCGGAGAACGAGATGTACATCAACGACGTTCGCGAGGGGGAACGCGTCCTCGTGCTCGACGACGTGCTCTCGACCGGCGGGACGCTCGCGTCGGTGCTGTCGGCGCTCGACGAGATCGGCGCGGAGGTCGTCGACACGGTGGCGGTCATCAAGAAAGTCGGCGGCGAGAACAAGGTCGACGACGCCGGCTACGACGTCAAGACGCTGATCAACGTCGACGTCGTCGACGGCGAAGTCGTCATCGTTGACGAGGAAGGCGACCAGTAG